A stretch of the Malus sylvestris chromosome 10, drMalSylv7.2, whole genome shotgun sequence genome encodes the following:
- the LOC126586579 gene encoding uncharacterized protein At4g06744-like isoform X14: MGAFSFISSLLISTLLVHLCLYHCKVEALEIIIGGGGGASPPVPFPKYQDCPPPPPPPCPPPPPSPQPPPPSPPSPQPPPPPPPSPQQPSPPPPPSPQPSPPPPPSPKPSPPPPPSPQTSPPPPPSPQPSPPPPPSPQHSPPPPAPPPPPSPQPVLPPPPPPSPQPSPLPPSPGPFDSDRIKIAYYVIKKFVAKIKSDPRGFAKTWQGANVCKYKGFVCAVHPVYKKRAVSGLDINGAMFEGFNNKLPLRGFLDELPDLVFYHANSNNFTGSVPVNPAMLRYFYELDLSNNKLTGRFPYEVLRAKNLTFLDLRFNFFTGPVPAQVFDLGVDVLFLNNNNFTKQIPDNLGSSPAHYFTFANNKFTGPIPRSIGQASKTLYEVLFLGNKLSGCLPYEIGYLKQATVFDVSSNYLRGPIPASFACLAKIVYLNLAKNKFYGPVPEMVCKLSTLGNLSLADNYFTVVGPECQKLVNRKILDVSKNCILGQPNQRTKMECATFFSKPRKCPNEKEMTYIPCKRPYSGSNEKKTDHLPRAPLSYGTLIPHRL; this comes from the exons ATGGGTGCCttctctttcatttcttcacTTTTGATCTCAACATTGTTGGTGCATTTATGTTTGTACCATTGTAAGGTTGAAGCCTTGGAGATAATCATAGGTGGAGGAGGAGGTGCCAGCCCTCCTGTTCCTTTCCCCAAATACCAAGACTGTcctcctccccctccccctccaTGCCCACCGCCGCCTCCATCACCACAGCCTCCACCACCGTCGCCTCCATCACCACAGCCTCCACCACCGCCGCCTCCATCACCACAGC AGCCTTCACCACCGCCACCTCCATCACCACAGCCTTCACCACCACCGCCTCCATCACCAAAACCTTCACCACCGCCGCCTCCATCACCACAGACTTCACCACCACCGCCTCCATCACCACAGCCTTCACCACCGCCGCCTCCATCACCACAGCATTCACCACCGCCACCTGCTCCCCCTCCCCCTCCAAGCCCACAGCCAGTGCTGCCACCACCGCCGCCTCCATCACCACAGCCTTCACCGCTGCCACCTTCCCCCGGCCCCTTTGACAGCGACCGAATTAAAATTGCCTACTATGTGATTAAGAAGTTCGTAGCCAAAATCAAGTCCGACCCAAGGGGCTTCGCAAAGACATGGCAAGGTGCGAACGTTTGCAAATACAAGGGCTTTGTCTGCGCCGTTCATCCTGTCTACAAGAAGAGAGCAGTCTCCGGTTTAGACATCAACGGGGCTATGTTCGAAGGTTTCAACAATAAACTTCCACTCCGTGGCTTCCTTGACGAGTTACCAGACTTGGTGTTTTATCATGCAAACTCCAACAACTTCACAGGCTCAGTCCCGGTAAACCCTGCCATGCTTCGATACTTCTACGAGCTCGATCTCAGCAACAACAAGCTAACTGGAAGGTTTCCGTACGAAGTTTTAAGAGCAAAAAATTTGACATTTTTGGACCTCCGGTTCAACTTCTTTACCGGTCCTGTCCCAGCCCAAGTCTTCGACCTAGGAGTTGATGTGCTCttcctcaacaacaacaatttcaCTAAGCAGATCCCTGACAATCTTGGCTCCTCACCTGCCCATTACTTCACTTTTGCCAACAACAAATTCACCGGTCCGATCCCAAGAAGCATTGGCCAAGCATCCAAAACTCTTTATGAAGTTCTCTTCCTTGGGAACAAACTTTCAG GATGTCTGCCATACGAAATTGGGTACCTTAAACAGGCCACCGTGTTCGATGTAAGTTCCAACTACTTAAGAGGCCCAATACCAGCCTCGTTTGCTTGCTTGGCCAAGATAGTGTATCTAAACTTAGCCAAGAACAAGTTCTACGGACCCGTGCCTGAGATGGTGTGCAAGTTGTCTACCCTGGGGAACTTGTCTTTGGCAGACAACTATTTCACTGTGGTCGGTCCAGAGTGCCAGAAATTGGTTAATAGAAAGATACTTGATGTTAGTAAGAACTGCATTTTGGGCCAACCAAATCAGAGAACAAAGATGGAATGTGCTACTTTCTTCTCCAAGCCTAGAAAGTGTCCCAACGAGAAGGAGATGACTTACATTCCTTGTAAAAGGCCGTATTCAGGTTCAAATGAGAAGAAGACCGATCATCTGCCACGAGCTCCACTATCATATGGTACTCTTATACCACATAGGCTTTGA
- the LOC126586579 gene encoding uncharacterized protein At4g06744-like isoform X29, with the protein MGAFSFISSLLISTLLVHLCLYHCKVEALEIIIGGGGGASPPVPFPKYQDCPPPPPPPCPPPPPSPQQPSPPPPPSPQPSPPPPPSPKPSPPPPPSPQTSPPPPPSPQPSPPPPPSPQHSPPPPAPPPPPSPQPVLPPPPPPSPQPSPLPPSPGPFDSDRIKIAYYVIKKFVAKIKSDPRGFAKTWQGANVCKYKGFVCAVHPVYKKRAVSGLDINGAMFEGFNNKLPLRGFLDELPDLVFYHANSNNFTGSVPVNPAMLRYFYELDLSNNKLTGRFPYEVLRAKNLTFLDLRFNFFTGPVPAQVFDLGVDVLFLNNNNFTKQIPDNLGSSPAHYFTFANNKFTGPIPRSIGQASKTLYEVLFLGNKLSGCLPYEIGYLKQATVFDVSSNYLRGPIPASFACLAKIVYLNLAKNKFYGPVPEMVCKLSTLGNLSLADNYFTVVGPECQKLVNRKILDVSKNCILGQPNQRTKMECATFFSKPRKCPNEKEMTYIPCKRPYSGSNEKKTDHLPRAPLSYGTLIPHRL; encoded by the exons ATGGGTGCCttctctttcatttcttcacTTTTGATCTCAACATTGTTGGTGCATTTATGTTTGTACCATTGTAAGGTTGAAGCCTTGGAGATAATCATAGGTGGAGGAGGAGGTGCCAGCCCTCCTGTTCCTTTCCCCAAATACCAAGACTGTcctcctccccctccccctccaTGCCCACCGCCGCCTCCATCACCACAGC AGCCTTCACCACCGCCACCTCCATCACCACAGCCTTCACCACCACCGCCTCCATCACCAAAACCTTCACCACCGCCGCCTCCATCACCACAGACTTCACCACCACCGCCTCCATCACCACAGCCTTCACCACCGCCGCCTCCATCACCACAGCATTCACCACCGCCACCTGCTCCCCCTCCCCCTCCAAGCCCACAGCCAGTGCTGCCACCACCGCCGCCTCCATCACCACAGCCTTCACCGCTGCCACCTTCCCCCGGCCCCTTTGACAGCGACCGAATTAAAATTGCCTACTATGTGATTAAGAAGTTCGTAGCCAAAATCAAGTCCGACCCAAGGGGCTTCGCAAAGACATGGCAAGGTGCGAACGTTTGCAAATACAAGGGCTTTGTCTGCGCCGTTCATCCTGTCTACAAGAAGAGAGCAGTCTCCGGTTTAGACATCAACGGGGCTATGTTCGAAGGTTTCAACAATAAACTTCCACTCCGTGGCTTCCTTGACGAGTTACCAGACTTGGTGTTTTATCATGCAAACTCCAACAACTTCACAGGCTCAGTCCCGGTAAACCCTGCCATGCTTCGATACTTCTACGAGCTCGATCTCAGCAACAACAAGCTAACTGGAAGGTTTCCGTACGAAGTTTTAAGAGCAAAAAATTTGACATTTTTGGACCTCCGGTTCAACTTCTTTACCGGTCCTGTCCCAGCCCAAGTCTTCGACCTAGGAGTTGATGTGCTCttcctcaacaacaacaatttcaCTAAGCAGATCCCTGACAATCTTGGCTCCTCACCTGCCCATTACTTCACTTTTGCCAACAACAAATTCACCGGTCCGATCCCAAGAAGCATTGGCCAAGCATCCAAAACTCTTTATGAAGTTCTCTTCCTTGGGAACAAACTTTCAG GATGTCTGCCATACGAAATTGGGTACCTTAAACAGGCCACCGTGTTCGATGTAAGTTCCAACTACTTAAGAGGCCCAATACCAGCCTCGTTTGCTTGCTTGGCCAAGATAGTGTATCTAAACTTAGCCAAGAACAAGTTCTACGGACCCGTGCCTGAGATGGTGTGCAAGTTGTCTACCCTGGGGAACTTGTCTTTGGCAGACAACTATTTCACTGTGGTCGGTCCAGAGTGCCAGAAATTGGTTAATAGAAAGATACTTGATGTTAGTAAGAACTGCATTTTGGGCCAACCAAATCAGAGAACAAAGATGGAATGTGCTACTTTCTTCTCCAAGCCTAGAAAGTGTCCCAACGAGAAGGAGATGACTTACATTCCTTGTAAAAGGCCGTATTCAGGTTCAAATGAGAAGAAGACCGATCATCTGCCACGAGCTCCACTATCATATGGTACTCTTATACCACATAGGCTTTGA
- the LOC126586579 gene encoding uncharacterized protein At4g06744-like isoform X7 has protein sequence MGAFSFISSLLISTLLVHLCLYHCKVEALEIIIGGGGGASPPVPFPKYQDCPPPPPPPCPPPPPSPQPPPPSPPSPQPPPPPPPSPQPAPPPPPSPQQPSPPPPPSPQPSPPPPPSPKPSPPPPPSPQTSPPPPPSPQPSPPPPPSPQHSPPPPAPPPPPSPQPVLPPPPPPSPQPSPLPPSPGPFDSDRIKIAYYVIKKFVAKIKSDPRGFAKTWQGANVCKYKGFVCAVHPVYKKRAVSGLDINGAMFEGFNNKLPLRGFLDELPDLVFYHANSNNFTGSVPVNPAMLRYFYELDLSNNKLTGRFPYEVLRAKNLTFLDLRFNFFTGPVPAQVFDLGVDVLFLNNNNFTKQIPDNLGSSPAHYFTFANNKFTGPIPRSIGQASKTLYEVLFLGNKLSGCLPYEIGYLKQATVFDVSSNYLRGPIPASFACLAKIVYLNLAKNKFYGPVPEMVCKLSTLGNLSLADNYFTVVGPECQKLVNRKILDVSKNCILGQPNQRTKMECATFFSKPRKCPNEKEMTYIPCKRPYSGSNEKKTDHLPRAPLSYGTLIPHRL, from the exons ATGGGTGCCttctctttcatttcttcacTTTTGATCTCAACATTGTTGGTGCATTTATGTTTGTACCATTGTAAGGTTGAAGCCTTGGAGATAATCATAGGTGGAGGAGGAGGTGCCAGCCCTCCTGTTCCTTTCCCCAAATACCAAGACTGTcctcctccccctccccctccaTGCCCACCGCCGCCTCCATCACCACAGCCTCCACCACCGTCGCCTCCATCACCACAGCCTCCACCACCGCCGCCTCCATCACCACAGCCTGCACCACCGCCACCTCCATCACCACAGC AGCCTTCACCACCGCCACCTCCATCACCACAGCCTTCACCACCACCGCCTCCATCACCAAAACCTTCACCACCGCCGCCTCCATCACCACAGACTTCACCACCACCGCCTCCATCACCACAGCCTTCACCACCGCCGCCTCCATCACCACAGCATTCACCACCGCCACCTGCTCCCCCTCCCCCTCCAAGCCCACAGCCAGTGCTGCCACCACCGCCGCCTCCATCACCACAGCCTTCACCGCTGCCACCTTCCCCCGGCCCCTTTGACAGCGACCGAATTAAAATTGCCTACTATGTGATTAAGAAGTTCGTAGCCAAAATCAAGTCCGACCCAAGGGGCTTCGCAAAGACATGGCAAGGTGCGAACGTTTGCAAATACAAGGGCTTTGTCTGCGCCGTTCATCCTGTCTACAAGAAGAGAGCAGTCTCCGGTTTAGACATCAACGGGGCTATGTTCGAAGGTTTCAACAATAAACTTCCACTCCGTGGCTTCCTTGACGAGTTACCAGACTTGGTGTTTTATCATGCAAACTCCAACAACTTCACAGGCTCAGTCCCGGTAAACCCTGCCATGCTTCGATACTTCTACGAGCTCGATCTCAGCAACAACAAGCTAACTGGAAGGTTTCCGTACGAAGTTTTAAGAGCAAAAAATTTGACATTTTTGGACCTCCGGTTCAACTTCTTTACCGGTCCTGTCCCAGCCCAAGTCTTCGACCTAGGAGTTGATGTGCTCttcctcaacaacaacaatttcaCTAAGCAGATCCCTGACAATCTTGGCTCCTCACCTGCCCATTACTTCACTTTTGCCAACAACAAATTCACCGGTCCGATCCCAAGAAGCATTGGCCAAGCATCCAAAACTCTTTATGAAGTTCTCTTCCTTGGGAACAAACTTTCAG GATGTCTGCCATACGAAATTGGGTACCTTAAACAGGCCACCGTGTTCGATGTAAGTTCCAACTACTTAAGAGGCCCAATACCAGCCTCGTTTGCTTGCTTGGCCAAGATAGTGTATCTAAACTTAGCCAAGAACAAGTTCTACGGACCCGTGCCTGAGATGGTGTGCAAGTTGTCTACCCTGGGGAACTTGTCTTTGGCAGACAACTATTTCACTGTGGTCGGTCCAGAGTGCCAGAAATTGGTTAATAGAAAGATACTTGATGTTAGTAAGAACTGCATTTTGGGCCAACCAAATCAGAGAACAAAGATGGAATGTGCTACTTTCTTCTCCAAGCCTAGAAAGTGTCCCAACGAGAAGGAGATGACTTACATTCCTTGTAAAAGGCCGTATTCAGGTTCAAATGAGAAGAAGACCGATCATCTGCCACGAGCTCCACTATCATATGGTACTCTTATACCACATAGGCTTTGA
- the LOC126586579 gene encoding uncharacterized protein At4g06744-like isoform X38 — protein sequence MGAFSFISSLLISTLLVHLCLYHCKVEALEIIIGGGGGASPPVPFPKYQDCPPPPPPPCPPPPPSPQPPPPSPPSPQPPPPPPPSPQPAPPPPPSPQPPPSPQPSPPPPAPPPPPSPQPVLPPPPPPSPQPSPLPPSPGPFDSDRIKIAYYVIKKFVAKIKSDPRGFAKTWQGANVCKYKGFVCAVHPVYKKRAVSGLDINGAMFEGFNNKLPLRGFLDELPDLVFYHANSNNFTGSVPVNPAMLRYFYELDLSNNKLTGRFPYEVLRAKNLTFLDLRFNFFTGPVPAQVFDLGVDVLFLNNNNFTKQIPDNLGSSPAHYFTFANNKFTGPIPRSIGQASKTLYEVLFLGNKLSGCLPYEIGYLKQATVFDVSSNYLRGPIPASFACLAKIVYLNLAKNKFYGPVPEMVCKLSTLGNLSLADNYFTVVGPECQKLVNRKILDVSKNCILGQPNQRTKMECATFFSKPRKCPNEKEMTYIPCKRPYSGSNEKKTDHLPRAPLSYGTLIPHRL from the exons ATGGGTGCCttctctttcatttcttcacTTTTGATCTCAACATTGTTGGTGCATTTATGTTTGTACCATTGTAAGGTTGAAGCCTTGGAGATAATCATAGGTGGAGGAGGAGGTGCCAGCCCTCCTGTTCCTTTCCCCAAATACCAAGACTGTcctcctccccctccccctccaTGCCCACCGCCGCCTCCATCACCACAGCCTCCACCACCGTCGCCTCCATCACCACAGCCTCCACCACCGCCGCCTCCATCACCACAGCCTGCACCACCGCCACCTCCATCACCACAGC CGCCTCCATCACCACAGCCTTCACCACCGCCAC CTGCTCCCCCTCCCCCTCCAAGCCCACAGCCAGTGCTGCCACCACCGCCGCCTCCATCACCACAGCCTTCACCGCTGCCACCTTCCCCCGGCCCCTTTGACAGCGACCGAATTAAAATTGCCTACTATGTGATTAAGAAGTTCGTAGCCAAAATCAAGTCCGACCCAAGGGGCTTCGCAAAGACATGGCAAGGTGCGAACGTTTGCAAATACAAGGGCTTTGTCTGCGCCGTTCATCCTGTCTACAAGAAGAGAGCAGTCTCCGGTTTAGACATCAACGGGGCTATGTTCGAAGGTTTCAACAATAAACTTCCACTCCGTGGCTTCCTTGACGAGTTACCAGACTTGGTGTTTTATCATGCAAACTCCAACAACTTCACAGGCTCAGTCCCGGTAAACCCTGCCATGCTTCGATACTTCTACGAGCTCGATCTCAGCAACAACAAGCTAACTGGAAGGTTTCCGTACGAAGTTTTAAGAGCAAAAAATTTGACATTTTTGGACCTCCGGTTCAACTTCTTTACCGGTCCTGTCCCAGCCCAAGTCTTCGACCTAGGAGTTGATGTGCTCttcctcaacaacaacaatttcaCTAAGCAGATCCCTGACAATCTTGGCTCCTCACCTGCCCATTACTTCACTTTTGCCAACAACAAATTCACCGGTCCGATCCCAAGAAGCATTGGCCAAGCATCCAAAACTCTTTATGAAGTTCTCTTCCTTGGGAACAAACTTTCAG GATGTCTGCCATACGAAATTGGGTACCTTAAACAGGCCACCGTGTTCGATGTAAGTTCCAACTACTTAAGAGGCCCAATACCAGCCTCGTTTGCTTGCTTGGCCAAGATAGTGTATCTAAACTTAGCCAAGAACAAGTTCTACGGACCCGTGCCTGAGATGGTGTGCAAGTTGTCTACCCTGGGGAACTTGTCTTTGGCAGACAACTATTTCACTGTGGTCGGTCCAGAGTGCCAGAAATTGGTTAATAGAAAGATACTTGATGTTAGTAAGAACTGCATTTTGGGCCAACCAAATCAGAGAACAAAGATGGAATGTGCTACTTTCTTCTCCAAGCCTAGAAAGTGTCCCAACGAGAAGGAGATGACTTACATTCCTTGTAAAAGGCCGTATTCAGGTTCAAATGAGAAGAAGACCGATCATCTGCCACGAGCTCCACTATCATATGGTACTCTTATACCACATAGGCTTTGA
- the LOC126586579 gene encoding uncharacterized protein At4g06744-like isoform X4 — MGAFSFISSLLISTLLVHLCLYHCKVEALEIIIGGGGGASPPVPFPKYQDCPPPPPPPCPPPPPSPQPPPPSPPSPQPPPPPPPSPQPAPPPPPSPQPAPPPRPPPSPPSPQTSPPPPPSPPPPPSPQTPSPQPSPPPPPSPKPSPPPPPSPQTSPPPPPSPQPSPPPPAPPPPPSPQPVLPPPPPPSPQPSPLPPSPGPFDSDRIKIAYYVIKKFVAKIKSDPRGFAKTWQGANVCKYKGFVCAVHPVYKKRAVSGLDINGAMFEGFNNKLPLRGFLDELPDLVFYHANSNNFTGSVPVNPAMLRYFYELDLSNNKLTGRFPYEVLRAKNLTFLDLRFNFFTGPVPAQVFDLGVDVLFLNNNNFTKQIPDNLGSSPAHYFTFANNKFTGPIPRSIGQASKTLYEVLFLGNKLSGCLPYEIGYLKQATVFDVSSNYLRGPIPASFACLAKIVYLNLAKNKFYGPVPEMVCKLSTLGNLSLADNYFTVVGPECQKLVNRKILDVSKNCILGQPNQRTKMECATFFSKPRKCPNEKEMTYIPCKRPYSGSNEKKTDHLPRAPLSYGTLIPHRL, encoded by the exons ATGGGTGCCttctctttcatttcttcacTTTTGATCTCAACATTGTTGGTGCATTTATGTTTGTACCATTGTAAGGTTGAAGCCTTGGAGATAATCATAGGTGGAGGAGGAGGTGCCAGCCCTCCTGTTCCTTTCCCCAAATACCAAGACTGTcctcctccccctccccctccaTGCCCACCGCCGCCTCCATCACCACAGCCTCCACCACCGTCGCCTCCATCACCACAGCCTCCACCACCGCCGCCTCCATCACCACAGCCTGCACCACCGCCACCTCCATCACCACAGCCTGCACCACCGCCGCGTCCACCACCGTCGCCTCCATCACCACAGACTTCACCACCGCCGCCTCCATCACCACCGCCGCCTCCATCACCACAGA CTCCATCACCACAGCCTTCACCACCACCGCCTCCATCACCAAAACCTTCACCACCGCCGCCTCCATCACCACAGACTTCACCACCACCGCCTCCATCACCACAGCCTTCACCACCGCCGC CTGCTCCCCCTCCCCCTCCAAGCCCACAGCCAGTGCTGCCACCACCGCCGCCTCCATCACCACAGCCTTCACCGCTGCCACCTTCCCCCGGCCCCTTTGACAGCGACCGAATTAAAATTGCCTACTATGTGATTAAGAAGTTCGTAGCCAAAATCAAGTCCGACCCAAGGGGCTTCGCAAAGACATGGCAAGGTGCGAACGTTTGCAAATACAAGGGCTTTGTCTGCGCCGTTCATCCTGTCTACAAGAAGAGAGCAGTCTCCGGTTTAGACATCAACGGGGCTATGTTCGAAGGTTTCAACAATAAACTTCCACTCCGTGGCTTCCTTGACGAGTTACCAGACTTGGTGTTTTATCATGCAAACTCCAACAACTTCACAGGCTCAGTCCCGGTAAACCCTGCCATGCTTCGATACTTCTACGAGCTCGATCTCAGCAACAACAAGCTAACTGGAAGGTTTCCGTACGAAGTTTTAAGAGCAAAAAATTTGACATTTTTGGACCTCCGGTTCAACTTCTTTACCGGTCCTGTCCCAGCCCAAGTCTTCGACCTAGGAGTTGATGTGCTCttcctcaacaacaacaatttcaCTAAGCAGATCCCTGACAATCTTGGCTCCTCACCTGCCCATTACTTCACTTTTGCCAACAACAAATTCACCGGTCCGATCCCAAGAAGCATTGGCCAAGCATCCAAAACTCTTTATGAAGTTCTCTTCCTTGGGAACAAACTTTCAG GATGTCTGCCATACGAAATTGGGTACCTTAAACAGGCCACCGTGTTCGATGTAAGTTCCAACTACTTAAGAGGCCCAATACCAGCCTCGTTTGCTTGCTTGGCCAAGATAGTGTATCTAAACTTAGCCAAGAACAAGTTCTACGGACCCGTGCCTGAGATGGTGTGCAAGTTGTCTACCCTGGGGAACTTGTCTTTGGCAGACAACTATTTCACTGTGGTCGGTCCAGAGTGCCAGAAATTGGTTAATAGAAAGATACTTGATGTTAGTAAGAACTGCATTTTGGGCCAACCAAATCAGAGAACAAAGATGGAATGTGCTACTTTCTTCTCCAAGCCTAGAAAGTGTCCCAACGAGAAGGAGATGACTTACATTCCTTGTAAAAGGCCGTATTCAGGTTCAAATGAGAAGAAGACCGATCATCTGCCACGAGCTCCACTATCATATGGTACTCTTATACCACATAGGCTTTGA
- the LOC126586579 gene encoding uncharacterized protein At4g06744-like isoform X24: MGAFSFISSLLISTLLVHLCLYHCKVEALEIIIGGGGGASPPVPFPKYQDCPPPPPPPCPPPPPSPQPPPPSPPSPQQPSPPPPPSPQPSPPPPPSPKPSPPPPPSPQTSPPPPPSPQPSPPPPPSPQHSPPPPAPPPPPSPQPVLPPPPPPSPQPSPLPPSPGPFDSDRIKIAYYVIKKFVAKIKSDPRGFAKTWQGANVCKYKGFVCAVHPVYKKRAVSGLDINGAMFEGFNNKLPLRGFLDELPDLVFYHANSNNFTGSVPVNPAMLRYFYELDLSNNKLTGRFPYEVLRAKNLTFLDLRFNFFTGPVPAQVFDLGVDVLFLNNNNFTKQIPDNLGSSPAHYFTFANNKFTGPIPRSIGQASKTLYEVLFLGNKLSGCLPYEIGYLKQATVFDVSSNYLRGPIPASFACLAKIVYLNLAKNKFYGPVPEMVCKLSTLGNLSLADNYFTVVGPECQKLVNRKILDVSKNCILGQPNQRTKMECATFFSKPRKCPNEKEMTYIPCKRPYSGSNEKKTDHLPRAPLSYGTLIPHRL, translated from the exons ATGGGTGCCttctctttcatttcttcacTTTTGATCTCAACATTGTTGGTGCATTTATGTTTGTACCATTGTAAGGTTGAAGCCTTGGAGATAATCATAGGTGGAGGAGGAGGTGCCAGCCCTCCTGTTCCTTTCCCCAAATACCAAGACTGTcctcctccccctccccctccaTGCCCACCGCCGCCTCCATCACCACAGCCTCCACCACCGTCGCCTCCATCACCACAGC AGCCTTCACCACCGCCACCTCCATCACCACAGCCTTCACCACCACCGCCTCCATCACCAAAACCTTCACCACCGCCGCCTCCATCACCACAGACTTCACCACCACCGCCTCCATCACCACAGCCTTCACCACCGCCGCCTCCATCACCACAGCATTCACCACCGCCACCTGCTCCCCCTCCCCCTCCAAGCCCACAGCCAGTGCTGCCACCACCGCCGCCTCCATCACCACAGCCTTCACCGCTGCCACCTTCCCCCGGCCCCTTTGACAGCGACCGAATTAAAATTGCCTACTATGTGATTAAGAAGTTCGTAGCCAAAATCAAGTCCGACCCAAGGGGCTTCGCAAAGACATGGCAAGGTGCGAACGTTTGCAAATACAAGGGCTTTGTCTGCGCCGTTCATCCTGTCTACAAGAAGAGAGCAGTCTCCGGTTTAGACATCAACGGGGCTATGTTCGAAGGTTTCAACAATAAACTTCCACTCCGTGGCTTCCTTGACGAGTTACCAGACTTGGTGTTTTATCATGCAAACTCCAACAACTTCACAGGCTCAGTCCCGGTAAACCCTGCCATGCTTCGATACTTCTACGAGCTCGATCTCAGCAACAACAAGCTAACTGGAAGGTTTCCGTACGAAGTTTTAAGAGCAAAAAATTTGACATTTTTGGACCTCCGGTTCAACTTCTTTACCGGTCCTGTCCCAGCCCAAGTCTTCGACCTAGGAGTTGATGTGCTCttcctcaacaacaacaatttcaCTAAGCAGATCCCTGACAATCTTGGCTCCTCACCTGCCCATTACTTCACTTTTGCCAACAACAAATTCACCGGTCCGATCCCAAGAAGCATTGGCCAAGCATCCAAAACTCTTTATGAAGTTCTCTTCCTTGGGAACAAACTTTCAG GATGTCTGCCATACGAAATTGGGTACCTTAAACAGGCCACCGTGTTCGATGTAAGTTCCAACTACTTAAGAGGCCCAATACCAGCCTCGTTTGCTTGCTTGGCCAAGATAGTGTATCTAAACTTAGCCAAGAACAAGTTCTACGGACCCGTGCCTGAGATGGTGTGCAAGTTGTCTACCCTGGGGAACTTGTCTTTGGCAGACAACTATTTCACTGTGGTCGGTCCAGAGTGCCAGAAATTGGTTAATAGAAAGATACTTGATGTTAGTAAGAACTGCATTTTGGGCCAACCAAATCAGAGAACAAAGATGGAATGTGCTACTTTCTTCTCCAAGCCTAGAAAGTGTCCCAACGAGAAGGAGATGACTTACATTCCTTGTAAAAGGCCGTATTCAGGTTCAAATGAGAAGAAGACCGATCATCTGCCACGAGCTCCACTATCATATGGTACTCTTATACCACATAGGCTTTGA